Proteins from a single region of Bacteroidia bacterium:
- a CDS encoding SPASM domain-containing protein translates to MYKKSQYNYFLKEKDQVICYNGLFDTIFIVKKAEYSIIENLLNDLNAFKTNDLSLFENFLKLGFITNNNEEEIDIYRYLNKKQTLVDGFMWITINPTLNCNANCWYCSTDLNNVELKPSIMSKETIDNINIYVANIISKGQFKIHFDWFGGEPLLGYNKVMIPIIEEIKNNKLFENIVLSQHLTTNGSLLDEKKITYFSKNNLHSYQITIDGSEEKHNNIKAIKNINSFKQTIKAIHNIIRIDKKANVVLRYNYDKDSLRYLKEVVELLPDFDQSRISIDFQRIWQANKSKSNRQQILEAIPIIIEKGYEINLWAFKPLRFYACYADRFNHVAFNYDGKAFKCTARDYSDLINIGSINNDPLNVINNDKLMTRYFSKAGFENEFCLKCKHLPVCTGPCIQKMFEYRKNPKLFPCVLEASDININDFIRFRAKKHRMELLSENIT, encoded by the coding sequence ATGTATAAGAAGAGTCAGTATAATTATTTCTTAAAAGAGAAAGATCAAGTGATTTGTTATAATGGATTATTTGATACAATATTTATTGTGAAAAAAGCAGAATATTCTATCATTGAGAATCTGTTAAATGATTTGAATGCATTTAAAACTAATGATTTAAGTCTATTTGAAAATTTTTTAAAACTAGGATTTATAACAAATAACAATGAAGAGGAGATAGATATTTATAGATATTTAAATAAAAAACAAACCTTGGTAGATGGTTTTATGTGGATTACTATAAATCCCACATTAAATTGTAATGCAAATTGTTGGTATTGTTCAACAGATTTGAATAATGTGGAATTAAAGCCAAGTATAATGTCAAAGGAAACCATAGATAATATTAATATATATGTTGCAAATATAATAAGTAAAGGGCAATTTAAAATTCATTTTGATTGGTTTGGAGGAGAACCTTTGTTGGGATATAATAAAGTAATGATTCCAATTATTGAAGAAATAAAAAATAACAAGCTATTTGAAAATATTGTTTTGTCACAACATCTAACAACTAATGGGAGCTTACTTGACGAGAAAAAAATAACTTACTTTTCAAAGAATAATTTACATAGTTATCAAATAACCATTGATGGTAGTGAGGAAAAGCATAATAATATTAAAGCAATAAAAAATATTAATTCTTTTAAACAAACGATTAAAGCTATACATAATATTATTAGAATTGATAAAAAAGCAAATGTGGTTTTACGATATAATTATGATAAAGACTCATTAAGGTATTTAAAAGAAGTTGTAGAATTGCTACCTGATTTTGATCAATCTAGAATAAGTATTGATTTTCAGAGAATTTGGCAAGCGAATAAGTCTAAGTCTAACAGACAACAGATATTAGAAGCAATACCCATTATTATAGAAAAAGGTTATGAAATTAATTTATGGGCTTTTAAGCCCCTAAGATTTTATGCTTGTTATGCTGATAGATTTAATCATGTAGCATTTAATTATGATGGTAAAGCATTCAAATGTACTGCACGTGATTATTCTGATTTAATAAATATAGGTAGTATTAATAATGATCCATTAAATGTTATTAATAATGATAAATTGATGACAAGATATTTTTCTAAAGCAGGGTTTGAAAATGAATTTTGCTTAAAATGCAAACATTTACCAGTTTGCACTGGACCTTGTATTCAAAAAATGTTTGAGTATCGAAAAAATCCTAAACTATTTCCTTGTGTATTAGAAGCAAGTGATATAAACATAAATGATTTTATTAGGTTTCGAGCTAAAAAACACAGAATGGAATTATTATCAGAGAATATTACATAA
- a CDS encoding glycosyltransferase, with product MSKNVLVVTYWSFKDALIQSYTLPYVEIIRKNLNAGEKIFLFTIEQTHFKVENEDWKQLKRKYKEEKNIILLRTKYHKFGLVAIISALLSILKLAGICFLNKIRSIHTWCTPAGGLGYILSVITGKKLILDSFEPHAELMLETNTWKQNSFSYKLLKWLEKKQAQRASAIITTTATMVEFAKENYKLKTQKLFIKPACVDLNLFEIQDNNKLKGSLDLLGNRVMVYAGKIGGIYLEDELFLFVKAAYEYWNRKFKFLLLTSIDKLTIDAFILKHNIPADVVVSLFVPYAEIPKYLSLADFAINTMKPVPSRKYSAPIKDGEYWAMGLPVVITKNISDDSDIIEKHNAGFVLSDFSNNEFINACKKIDILLLEPLIKDRIRDLAMKYRQFTIAENIYKELYYEK from the coding sequence CTTAATGCTGGGGAAAAAATTTTTTTATTCACAATAGAGCAAACTCATTTTAAGGTAGAAAATGAAGACTGGAAACAATTAAAAAGAAAATATAAAGAAGAAAAAAACATTATACTACTAAGAACAAAGTATCACAAATTTGGGTTAGTAGCAATAATTTCTGCTTTGTTAAGTATTCTGAAATTAGCAGGAATATGTTTTTTAAATAAAATTAGAAGTATTCATACTTGGTGTACACCAGCGGGCGGATTAGGATATATTTTGTCCGTGATTACCGGGAAGAAATTAATTTTAGATAGTTTCGAACCACATGCGGAACTTATGCTTGAAACAAACACCTGGAAGCAAAACAGTTTTTCCTATAAACTTTTAAAATGGCTTGAAAAGAAACAGGCACAAAGAGCTTCGGCAATAATTACCACAACTGCAACAATGGTTGAATTTGCAAAAGAAAATTATAAATTAAAAACTCAAAAATTATTTATTAAGCCAGCATGTGTTGACTTGAATTTGTTTGAAATACAAGATAACAATAAACTTAAAGGCTCGTTAGATTTACTTGGAAACAGGGTAATGGTATATGCAGGAAAAATTGGAGGTATTTATTTAGAAGATGAACTGTTTTTATTTGTTAAAGCAGCATATGAATATTGGAATCGAAAATTTAAGTTTTTATTGCTTACCAGCATTGATAAATTAACTATAGATGCTTTTATCTTAAAGCATAATATACCTGCAGATGTTGTTGTAAGTTTATTTGTTCCATATGCCGAAATTCCTAAATATTTAAGTTTAGCCGACTTTGCAATAAATACAATGAAACCTGTTCCTTCAAGAAAATACAGTGCTCCGATAAAAGACGGTGAATATTGGGCAATGGGATTACCTGTTGTTATAACAAAGAATATCTCTGACGATTCAGATATTATTGAAAAACACAATGCCGGATTTGTGCTTTCCGATTTTAGTAATAATGAATTTATTAATGCCTGTAAAAAAATTGATATACTTTTACTGGAACCATTAATAAAAGACAGGATTAGAGATTTAGCAATGAAATATAGACAATTTACAATTGCAGAGAATATTTATAAAGAACTTTATTATGAGAAGTGA
- a CDS encoding HTH domain-containing protein yields MSIISNLDKLKLINSEIKKEQTGSPEDFAKKLCVSRSMLYNYIEEIKTLGAQIKYNRTIKTFYFENNFDITIDIKFQSRNSN; encoded by the coding sequence ATGAGCATTATTTCAAACCTCGACAAATTAAAACTTATAAACAGCGAAATAAAGAAGGAGCAAACAGGATCGCCTGAAGATTTTGCTAAAAAACTTTGTGTTTCACGTAGTATGTTATATAATTATATAGAAGAGATAAAAACCCTTGGTGCGCAAATTAAATATAATCGTACTATTAAAACTTTTTATTTTGAAAATAATTTTGATATAACAATAGACATTAAGTTTCAAAGCAGAAATAGCAATTAA
- a CDS encoding redoxin domain-containing protein encodes MKVGKLLIIVAFFGICVSSLYGQGYKIKIKVRGLSENDTLLLAHRFAENLYPDDTVLVDKNGCGTFYKKEKLDGGIYVIVIPSLKKRYFEFLMDKSTQFSIETDTTDFIANIKSTGSDENKIFFDWQRSMAGLEKKMKVASEKIKEFSDKKMQDSLKVWQEKGTAIDNDRKAFWEKIKKDNPASLLAKVLNVLTPVDIPKPNFPENAKKDSLVRLFQYVYNKDHYWDNVDFSDERLLRTPFIESKMKDFFKNIVLTVPDSLTKESIKVCELARKNKFFFQYAVVYTTNYFETSQIMGMDRVFVNLAEKYYLAKQCWWADSTLLVKMGEKVAKTKPNMLGELAPDLKMEGPDSKMHQLRFVKADYTILIFWEPSCGHCKKEVPKLYEYYKTVRDKGVEVFAVYTQNEEGEWKKFIEEHGLDWINVYDKYHFTNFRNLYDIYSTPVVYILDKNKKIIAKRIGVEQIEKFLEFQKKNNL; translated from the coding sequence ATGAAAGTTGGAAAATTATTAATTATTGTAGCGTTTTTTGGAATTTGTGTTAGTTCTTTATATGGGCAAGGATATAAAATTAAAATTAAGGTAAGAGGTCTTTCTGAAAATGACACCTTACTTTTAGCGCATAGATTTGCTGAAAATTTATATCCGGATGACACTGTTTTGGTGGATAAAAATGGCTGTGGAACCTTTTACAAAAAAGAAAAACTTGATGGTGGAATTTATGTAATAGTTATTCCCTCTCTAAAAAAAAGATATTTCGAATTTTTAATGGATAAATCAACGCAATTTTCAATTGAAACAGATACTACTGATTTTATTGCAAATATTAAATCAACAGGTTCTGATGAAAATAAAATATTTTTTGATTGGCAAAGATCAATGGCTGGCCTTGAAAAGAAAATGAAAGTTGCATCAGAAAAAATAAAAGAATTTTCTGATAAAAAAATGCAGGACTCTTTGAAAGTATGGCAAGAAAAAGGAACTGCTATTGATAATGATAGAAAAGCATTCTGGGAAAAAATTAAAAAAGATAATCCGGCATCATTACTTGCTAAAGTCTTAAATGTTTTAACTCCTGTTGATATACCAAAACCAAATTTTCCCGAAAATGCTAAAAAGGATTCATTGGTAAGGCTTTTTCAATATGTGTATAATAAAGATCACTACTGGGATAATGTTGACTTTAGCGATGAGCGGTTATTAAGAACTCCTTTTATTGAATCTAAAATGAAAGACTTCTTTAAAAATATTGTGCTTACTGTTCCTGATTCTTTAACAAAAGAGTCAATAAAGGTATGTGAACTTGCAAGAAAAAATAAATTCTTTTTTCAATATGCAGTAGTTTATACAACTAATTATTTTGAGACATCTCAGATAATGGGAATGGATAGAGTTTTTGTTAATCTTGCTGAGAAATATTATTTAGCAAAACAATGCTGGTGGGCCGATTCTACATTACTTGTAAAAATGGGCGAAAAAGTAGCAAAAACAAAACCTAATATGCTAGGTGAACTTGCACCTGATTTAAAAATGGAAGGTCCTGATAGTAAAATGCATCAATTACGTTTTGTAAAAGCAGATTATACCATATTAATTTTTTGGGAACCAAGTTGCGGGCACTGTAAAAAAGAAGTGCCTAAACTTTATGAATATTATAAAACTGTTAGAGATAAAGGTGTAGAGGTATTTGCTGTTTATACCCAGAATGAAGAAGGTGAGTGGAAAAAATTTATTGAGGAACATGGCTTAGACTGGATAAATGTTTATGATAAATACCATTTTACGAATTTCCGTAATCTTTATGATATATATAGTACACCAGTAGTATACATACTTGATAAGAATAAAAAAATTATTGCTAAGCGTATCGGTGTAGAACAAATTGAAAAATTTTTGGAATTTCAGAAGAAAAATAATTTATAA
- a CDS encoding sulfotransferase domain-containing protein, protein MHRSDKEHIDAIIIGAQKAATTSLKEYFRQHPEIISHSTKEFAYFADNDEFHRGFHSSFHLYFKYKETGKITLAKNVSIYNNPTAIERLFQHNSEAKLIFVLREPVERAYSSYNMAVADGWVSIPFDNIVEDLVNDKLDKESIFYRNFFSLGCYTESFKYLTKHFPLSQIKVILFEEIKENPLEICQEIFKFIGVDSSFHPEVDKKYNITRKSRFLFYSQVLNKLQRKNNLFKKFSKTYLPYPIFLKLSYFFKEINMKKEHYGEMKQETKDKLVEFYKKQNIGLSDFINNKQINWPSLNL, encoded by the coding sequence ATGCATAGATCTGACAAAGAACATATAGACGCGATTATTATTGGTGCTCAGAAAGCTGCAACTACATCCTTAAAAGAATATTTTAGACAACACCCTGAAATTATATCACATAGCACTAAAGAGTTTGCATATTTTGCCGATAATGATGAATTTCATAGAGGATTTCACTCCTCATTTCATTTATATTTTAAATATAAAGAAACCGGTAAAATCACATTAGCCAAAAATGTAAGCATTTATAACAATCCAACAGCAATTGAGAGATTATTCCAACATAATTCTGAAGCAAAGCTAATTTTTGTATTAAGAGAGCCTGTTGAACGCGCTTATTCTTCTTACAACATGGCAGTAGCTGATGGTTGGGTTAGTATTCCGTTTGATAATATTGTTGAAGACTTAGTAAATGATAAACTTGATAAAGAAAGCATTTTTTATAGAAATTTCTTTTCTTTAGGCTGTTATACTGAATCATTTAAATACCTAACAAAGCATTTCCCTTTAAGCCAAATTAAGGTTATATTATTTGAAGAAATAAAAGAAAACCCTCTGGAAATTTGTCAGGAAATTTTTAAATTTATTGGTGTTGACAGCTCGTTCCATCCAGAAGTCGATAAAAAATACAACATTACTCGTAAAAGTAGATTTCTTTTTTACTCACAAGTTTTAAATAAACTACAAAGAAAAAACAATTTATTTAAGAAATTTTCCAAGACATATCTTCCATATCCTATTTTTTTAAAACTGAGTTATTTCTTTAAAGAAATAAATATGAAAAAAGAACATTATGGAGAAATGAAGCAGGAAACAAAAGATAAATTAGTCGAGTTTTATAAAAAACAAAATATTGGTCTTTCAGATTTTATTAACAACAAGCAAATAAATTGGCCCAGTTTAAATTTATAA
- a CDS encoding DUF4468 domain-containing protein, producing the protein MKAIKIKYLITAIMLVLCFYANAQKDEFKEIALPVDQDTKLITYSKVIEITANKDSLFKKGQAWFRKFYKNPTGVIRETDTVNGKIVGKHQIKILNPADKKGIQTMKGITQYTINTYFKDNKIKIVLTEFNLNATSYTPIEKWQDKTAKDFSPQNYFYLEQIDKQMKDLLLDFEKFMKEPTKGKKDEW; encoded by the coding sequence ATGAAAGCAATTAAAATAAAATATTTGATAACAGCAATAATGCTAGTTTTATGCTTTTATGCAAATGCTCAAAAGGATGAATTTAAAGAGATTGCATTACCTGTTGATCAAGACACAAAATTAATAACCTATTCTAAGGTAATTGAAATAACAGCGAATAAAGATTCATTATTTAAAAAGGGGCAAGCTTGGTTTCGGAAATTTTACAAAAATCCAACAGGAGTTATTCGCGAAACCGATACGGTAAATGGTAAAATTGTCGGAAAACATCAAATTAAAATTTTAAACCCTGCAGATAAAAAAGGAATTCAAACAATGAAGGGAATAACTCAATACACGATAAACACCTATTTTAAGGACAATAAAATAAAAATTGTACTTACAGAATTTAATCTTAACGCAACTTCATACACCCCAATTGAAAAATGGCAAGATAAGACTGCAAAAGATTTTTCGCCACAAAATTACTTCTATCTTGAACAGATTGATAAACAAATGAAAGACCTTCTTCTTGACTTTGAAAAATTTATGAAGGAACCAACAAAAGGCAAAAAAGATGAGTGGTAA
- a CDS encoding class I SAM-dependent methyltransferase, whose amino-acid sequence MRSDLLNIRKTYCPVCENNHLQPYKIGTDFELLKCAKCKLVFSPVVPTDEELSKYYEKYAYEGISELSPITVIRFREWLEKFERFRKLNKILDVGCGRGEFLEEAQKFGWNVTGSEYSETAVKILKEKNISVIFGDIENYTTSDCFDVIVSIEVVEHLKNPLQNVNKMFSLLRPGGLLFLTTPNRKSLTGVFIKSRWRVFEYPEHLFYFSFRSMKKMLKISGFSDVKINTTGISPAAIKNGLLKKNKANLRSEESFREKTESKGFFMLLKKVINISLDVFKKGDTLKVWAIK is encoded by the coding sequence ATGAGAAGTGATTTATTAAATATAAGGAAGACTTATTGTCCCGTATGCGAAAATAATCATTTGCAGCCATATAAAATTGGAACCGATTTTGAACTTTTAAAATGTGCGAAATGTAAATTAGTTTTTTCGCCTGTAGTTCCAACTGACGAAGAGCTTTCAAAATATTACGAAAAATATGCATACGAAGGAATTTCAGAGCTTTCTCCAATAACCGTTATAAGATTTAGAGAGTGGCTTGAAAAATTCGAAAGATTCAGAAAATTAAATAAAATATTAGATGTAGGCTGTGGTCGTGGTGAATTTCTAGAAGAGGCTCAAAAGTTTGGGTGGAATGTTACAGGAAGTGAATATTCAGAAACAGCGGTAAAAATATTAAAAGAAAAAAACATTTCTGTTATTTTTGGTGATATTGAAAACTACACTACATCTGATTGTTTTGATGTAATTGTTTCCATTGAGGTTGTTGAACATTTAAAGAATCCATTGCAGAATGTAAACAAAATGTTTTCGTTATTAAGACCAGGCGGGTTGTTATTTCTTACAACCCCAAACAGAAAAAGTCTCACGGGAGTATTTATAAAAAGTCGTTGGAGAGTTTTTGAATATCCTGAACATTTATTTTATTTTTCATTTAGATCAATGAAAAAAATGTTGAAAATATCAGGATTTAGTGATGTGAAAATTAACACAACCGGAATATCTCCGGCAGCTATTAAAAATGGTTTATTAAAGAAAAATAAAGCTAATCTGAGATCAGAAGAAAGTTTCCGTGAAAAAACAGAATCTAAAGGTTTTTTTATGTTATTAAAAAAAGTGATTAATATTTCACTTGATGTTTTTAAGAAAGGGGATACCTTAAAGGTGTGGGCAATAAAATAA
- a CDS encoding TonB-dependent receptor produces the protein MKKHVLLIIILIIKLTVNSQTIEITGSIADSSSKQLLSFGNVILKNKADSVIRGSLTNENGEFKIKNIKYQEGQYLLVKYLGFTDKKVEINYTNNSKINIGKIFIQPDINMMKEAVVIDKAKYMEQQFDRKVFNINAAKTTSAKNIFDLLRTLPGVTVELNDNVKYKGAPATIYVDDQPAEYVYPKTEMIPVASVLKIEVIDASLRSGEGKGGIINIKMKNQTTDGFSGVAQTNNSTIKFNKINESEDYINANYKVKKILFYYNANYNHSNSYSDSKTDGTLSFGSNNYQLNDESGNESNSDALWNYGGFRISPNANTRFRLTGGFYKNKGTYLSNGNSQRINTGTNTISDKYNANSEYTNNSISKWVNASFYHRIDTIGKEISIYGGLQNQGNVNKSFHTYNYEMPVVSSENYKTENDWGQLGFYGGLFHNHPINAKTRWNFGWNGWFQLRGNTDDVYTQNDVINYPKTSYTDGKVQRQTLSWRIGTTLKKWKFDAGISAQYNKNVAEFTRFKINSEDTLLKVTQDGIHALPSATIVFSADSLNEIKFTYSRSIQSVWYNQLCDFIDKQNPRNWSAGNSELKPTAYNNLFLGYTYNKQKWNFNADIFYSVTNNDVSYLTVPYNDIISITTPANISHNSSLGIELSSWVSIKQKCDLNFSSSIKQTYIETSDLADNGLKKKDFGFNAKFSSDFFFNEKTSATFYINYFSREITFEGYNFDYINSSVSLTRKFFESKFLLTLGVNNVFDDFLKHGRYLNYSGFVQNTIENSSSYKPTYFITLQYKFRQGDRGTKDSGKQMQ, from the coding sequence ATGAAAAAACATGTTTTATTGATTATTATATTAATTATAAAATTAACAGTTAATTCTCAAACAATAGAAATTACAGGCTCTATAGCCGATTCATCTTCAAAACAGTTATTGTCATTTGGTAATGTTATCTTAAAAAATAAAGCCGACTCGGTAATCCGTGGTTCCTTAACAAATGAAAACGGAGAATTTAAAATTAAAAATATTAAATATCAGGAAGGTCAGTATTTATTGGTAAAATATTTAGGTTTTACTGATAAAAAGGTAGAAATAAATTATACTAATAATTCAAAAATAAATATTGGTAAAATTTTTATTCAGCCTGATATAAACATGATGAAAGAGGCTGTAGTTATTGATAAGGCAAAATACATGGAGCAGCAATTCGACAGGAAAGTTTTTAACATAAATGCAGCAAAAACAACTTCTGCAAAAAATATATTTGATTTGTTACGAACTTTACCCGGTGTTACAGTGGAGTTAAATGATAATGTTAAATATAAAGGTGCGCCTGCCACAATTTACGTTGACGATCAGCCAGCCGAATATGTTTATCCAAAAACAGAAATGATTCCTGTTGCAAGTGTTTTAAAAATTGAAGTTATTGATGCTTCTTTACGAAGTGGTGAGGGTAAGGGTGGCATAATCAATATAAAAATGAAAAACCAGACAACAGACGGGTTTAGTGGGGTAGCTCAGACAAATAACAGTACAATTAAATTCAATAAAATTAATGAAAGTGAAGATTATATTAATGCTAATTATAAAGTAAAAAAGATATTGTTCTATTACAATGCAAATTATAATCATTCTAATTCTTATAGTGATAGCAAAACAGACGGAACCTTAAGTTTTGGTTCTAACAATTACCAGTTAAATGATGAATCAGGTAACGAAAGCAATTCTGATGCTTTATGGAATTATGGTGGTTTTAGAATTTCACCTAATGCCAATACCAGATTTAGGTTAACAGGTGGTTTTTATAAAAATAAGGGAACTTATCTTAGTAATGGTAATTCTCAACGTATTAATACAGGCACTAATACAATCTCTGATAAGTATAATGCTAATTCTGAGTATACTAATAATAGTATTAGCAAATGGGTTAATGCTTCGTTTTATCATAGAATTGATACTATTGGTAAAGAGATTTCTATTTATGGAGGTTTGCAAAATCAGGGAAATGTAAATAAATCTTTTCATACTTATAATTACGAGATGCCTGTTGTAAGCAGTGAAAATTATAAAACAGAAAATGATTGGGGCCAATTAGGGTTTTATGGTGGCTTATTTCATAATCATCCTATTAATGCTAAAACACGTTGGAATTTTGGCTGGAATGGCTGGTTTCAGTTGAGGGGTAATACAGATGATGTTTATACCCAGAATGATGTTATTAATTATCCTAAAACAAGCTACACTGATGGTAAGGTTCAAAGGCAGACATTAAGCTGGAGAATTGGTACTACTTTAAAAAAATGGAAATTTGACGCAGGTATTTCTGCACAATACAATAAAAATGTTGCTGAATTTACCCGTTTTAAAATAAATTCTGAAGATACTTTGCTAAAAGTTACACAGGATGGTATTCATGCTTTGCCTTCTGCAACAATAGTATTTTCGGCAGATAGTTTAAATGAAATTAAGTTTACTTATTCAAGAAGTATTCAATCTGTTTGGTATAATCAGTTATGCGATTTTATTGATAAACAAAATCCACGTAATTGGTCAGCAGGAAACTCAGAATTAAAACCAACAGCATACAATAATTTATTTTTGGGATATACATATAATAAACAAAAATGGAATTTTAATGCTGATATTTTTTATAGTGTTACTAACAATGATGTTTCTTATTTAACTGTTCCTTATAATGATATTATTTCAATTACCACACCCGCAAATATATCTCACAATAGTAGTCTGGGTATTGAGCTTTCTTCCTGGGTTTCGATAAAACAAAAGTGTGATTTAAATTTTTCGTCATCAATCAAGCAAACATATATTGAAACATCTGATTTAGCTGATAACGGGTTAAAGAAAAAAGATTTTGGTTTTAATGCTAAATTTAGCTCCGATTTTTTCTTTAACGAAAAAACTTCCGCTACTTTTTATATAAATTATTTTAGTCGTGAGATAACTTTTGAGGGTTATAATTTTGATTATATAAATTCCTCGGTAAGTTTAACACGTAAATTTTTTGAGAGCAAATTTTTATTGACTCTTGGTGTTAATAATGTTTTTGATGATTTTTTAAAACATGGGAGGTATTTAAATTATAGTGGTTTTGTTCAAAATACGATAGAGAATTCCAGTTCATACAAACCAACGTATTTTATAACATTACAGTATAAATTCAGGCAGGGCGACAGAGGAACAAAAGATTCTGGAAAACAAATGCAATAA